The following DNA comes from Ptychodera flava strain L36383 chromosome 23 unlocalized genomic scaffold, AS_Pfla_20210202 Scaffold_24__1_contigs__length_23054250_pilon, whole genome shotgun sequence.
taatcagatacattatcagtaatagtCTTGGGGATGACGCCACAATTTTCACTGGTATTAAAAGCTGTGACAAAATTACCTATATTTGACACTCCAAGTGGCAACCATGGCTGTTTTATCTCTATGGGGGGTTGGGAGGTTAAGTTCCCTATTCTCACAAACCTAAGTGTAAGGCAGtgataactttatttactccataagcttcacaatgagcccccataagtggtaagccaaaagaatattacaaaagtTTTAAgagagtcctaatatctgtccccaaggcacattctaccttgaaCTGATTTAGGGAAACCTGAATCCAGACTGTTCAAAACAAGTTCATACATGGCTGAATCATGTTCCAGCACTTCATGACCTCTAACTTGACACTACATGTAGGGTCGGAGGTCCACACATGGCTGAATTGTGTACCAGCGCTCCATGACCTCTGACCCAACACTACATGTAGGGTCGGAGGTCCACCCACAGCTGAAAAAACAGCTGAATCTTTCAGTGTATACAAAACTGAAATGATTAAGAAATAATGTACCCGCACGCAAACATACCATTAGTTATACAACTTACCTGATCAATTATCATGCCTATTTGCATAAAAACTTTATATCTCCACCCACTCTATACAGAATACTAATCTATAATTGGTCCAGCTGTAGTCATGTGATCAGATACTTGTACAATGATTGGCCAATAATTTATTTCTGCTTGTAGGTGGTAGCCTTCCATGATGTCAATCCACAAGCGCCGACTCATTTCCTGGTGATTCCCAGGAAAACACTTGATATGTTGTCCAATGTAAAACAGGAAGATGAACAGGTAAGTGTGAGTGCTTGAAGCATAATATGACCTGCTAGCTCATTTAGGTAGTTTgtacctcaaaattgaaagacttgaacttttcctcaaactttccgtcAGGAAACTTTAAGTCAttccatttcaaaatcatgattaAACATCAGGGGTGGCCCTGCACGTGCAAACTTTTGAACTAGCAAGACAAATCAACATTTACCTAccctagaaattcaaaatggccgacactCCTATGTAAACTCTGTAggaaacattaattttcaatttcaacaaaatttagctgggtaaaaatttatttattcactgaactttaaaatgagcccacacaagtgaTAACCAattaagtattgtaaaagtttgagagttcaaaaTTCTGTGCTTTAGGTGCGTTCTACggtaccttaaccctttcaccaccatggtttgtcccaaatccattgttttctatggtaaagttggacctgtacacaagGAACTGGGggtcaaagggttaaggcaTACTCAATAAGATGAACCACtcataaaaaaaagaaagttgtGTGTGGACATTCGACAACCTGATAAAACCTTTATTGCTTATGAAATTCTGATGTCACTCAATACAATTCACCAGCAGAACAGCATAAATAGCTTTTCATCTTTAAACAAATCTTTAAATAGTGTAACTTTAATCTCACTAGAATTTCACAGGTTTTATGTTTATCGTTTTTTTGCAGTTGCTTGGCCATATGCTATTTGTAGCAAACAAAGTAGCCACTGATCTGGGACTGAAAAATGGCTACCGTGTCGTCATCAACAATGGTCCTGATGGAGCTCAGTCTGTGTttcatctacatgtacatgtcatggGAGGGCGCCAGATGACCTGGCCACCAGGCTAAAATGATTGTATCCCCAGAACTTCATGTCTCTCTACCGTGGGTGGCAAATTACTGAAATACCGCCTTCCACGTAGCAGATAacttctttcaataacaattttaaTGTCATAATTAAATAACGCAGTCAATTCTCAATACGGTTCATCATTTGTTATTTTATCTCTTTGCTTTAAAcctaaattcatgaaattctaGCTTTTTGTCTCCTTGCTATCATTAGAAGATTAGCCAGTTTCACCTTTAGTTTCTCTTTCAGAGGCCCAATTTTAACATCTAAATTAATAAGGTTGTACCAAACTATGCCTTACAAAGGGTTAACCATCTTGAAAAGGGTAAATTTTTGTCAATACCTTACAATTGTGTATAGGTAGGAAACTGAGAAATGAGGTGATAAGTTGAAGTTAGAGCGCCACCTACAGGGGAGATAAGAAAGGTCTGTTCATTCAAATATCAGCTGAAGTTTGAAGGTCAACACCGTAATATAAGGAAAGAACACTGTTACAAATACCATTTCTTGTTTTTTAACTCAAATCTTTCTGATATAGTTTAATcaatttgaatattgttcaaGTTGTAACTATGCAATCAAAAAACTGGATACAATTATGTCAAGATGATGTCAtatctgtactttgaaaatgcaggcttaacaaacacaaaacatattCAATAACATGACATCTTGCCACTTCAGTAATTCtaatcagaaattcaaaatcatcaaGAGGAGAGCAGACATTTAGTTTTATttgataaggccaaagtaagtaaattctttgttttgcgtccgcgcgcgcctaggtttttggagattttttggaaaaaaaacacaaactttcctttcaaaatttcgccgttgatggcgctattttgtcgcaaaaacaagttgtggtttttagctttgcgaCGAAACACTCCTTTACGTCAGTCACATTTCACTAATGGGCCATGTggtgacgtaaaacagtactctctacacatttacaCCTGTTGATACTTAACCTAAGCCTCACGCCGGGGCCTCACCttctcgctgtctgttgtggctttgcctg
Coding sequences within:
- the LOC139124513 gene encoding adenosine 5'-monophosphoramidase HINT1-like, with amino-acid sequence MSDEVAKAQAAAPGGDTIFGKILRKEIPCNFIYEDEQVVAFHDVNPQAPTHFLVIPRKTLDMLSNVKQEDEQLLGHMLFVANKVATDLGLKNGYRVVINNGPDGAQSVFHLHVHVMGGRQMTWPPG